In Pyrus communis chromosome 8, drPyrComm1.1, whole genome shotgun sequence, one genomic interval encodes:
- the LOC137741849 gene encoding uncharacterized protein codes for MKHGSGSTGGLVGCGGVIDCDSGVICTGGGSGGMIGNGGSDGGMISGVIDGSEGGGDGSGITCTDGSGRIGIVGALVSGVDGVIGVVGSVAKVPSKSLYITCTTSTADG; via the coding sequence ATGAAACATGGTAGCGGTAGCACAGGTGGTTTAGTTGGCTGTGGTGGCGTGATTGATTGCGACAGTGGTGTGATTTGCACTGGTGGTGGCAGCGGTGGCATGATTGGCAATGGTGGTAGCGACGGTGGCATGATATCTGGGGTGATTGATGGCAGTGAAGGTGGTGGCGACGGCAGTGGCATTACCTGTACCGATGGCAGTGGTAGGATTGGTATCGTTGGAGCGCTAGTTTCTGGTGTAGATGGTGTCATTGGCGTCGTAGGCTCCGTCGCAAAAGTGCCTTCAAAATCGCTGTACATCACATGCACCACCTCCACCGCCGACGGCTGA
- the LOC137742671 gene encoding uncharacterized protein, whose translation METKVDGGGSSLVLIKQGAEARVFESDFAGRRSIVKERFSKKYRHPSLDAKLTLKRLNAEARCMTKARRLGVYTPVLYHVDTVLHTLTFEYVEGPSVKDVFLRFGLGDGSVAEERIDDIAMQIGQAIAKLHDGGLIHGDLTTSNLLIRASTNQLVVIDFGLSFTSTLPEDKAVDLYVLERALLSMHSSCGNVMDPILAAYRKSSKQWSSTLNKLAQVRQRGRKRTMVG comes from the exons ATGGAAACCAAGGTGGATGGTGGAGGTAGCTCGCTTGTTCTGATCAAGCAAGGAGCCGAAGCT AGGGTTTTTGAGTCAGACTTCGCGGGAAGGAGGTCAATTGTCAAGGAGCGTTTTTCAAAGAAGTATAGGCATCCGTCTTTGGATGCAAAGCTTACGCTCAAGCGCCTCAATGcg GAGGCCAGGTGCATGACGAAAGCAAGACGGCTCGGGGTCTATACTCCAGTGCTTTACCATGTAGACACTGTGCTGCATACCCTAACATTTGAATACGTGGAGGGTCCTTCTGTGAAAGATGTATTTCTTAGATTCGGGTTAGGCGATGGAAGTGTTGCTGAAGAACGCATTGATGATATTGCAATGCAGATTGGTCAAGCAATTGCGAAACTACATGATGGTGGCCTCATTCATGGGGACTTGACCACATCTAACTTGTTAATCAGAGCTAGTACCAATCAGTTG GTTGTCATTGATTTCGGTCTGAGCTTTACATCAACCCTTCCAGAAGATAAGGCTGTGGATTTGTATGTACTGGAAAGAGCTTTGCTCTCAATGCATTCTTCGTGTGGGAATGTG ATGGATCCGATACTTGCTGCGTATCGGAAGTCCTCAAAGCAGTGGTCATCCACCTTAAACAAGTTAGCTCAAG TGAGACAACGAGGCCGAAAGCGCACCATGGTTGGATGA
- the LOC137743375 gene encoding uncharacterized protein → MKRAITWSDEEGDSDSSSGKSSDSPPSKKTASQVKSGKPKSKVVDFEALKQHGYKGGPSVLGVPPPKAPEQEPNWTWSTGREDGKDGKPGTKKTEEEEESYEQRQKTRAALASGEKLETALTRSDKRNLSFSQKEKRKRELGQASRGKNYVEEEKRLLRDSGVYSGFDT, encoded by the exons ATGAAGAGGGCAATTACATGGAGTGACGAGGAAGGAGATTCGGATTCCTCATCTGGGAAGTCATCAGATTCACCACCCTCCAAGAAAACAGCTTCACAag TGAAATCTGGGAAGCCAAAGAGCAAAGTTGTGGACTTTGAGGCACTGAAGCAACATGGCTACAAGGGTGGGCCGTCTGTGCTGGGTGTGCCGCCACCGAAAGCGCCGGAGCAGGAGCCGAACTGGACTTGGTCTACCGGCAGGGAGGATGGTAAGGACGGCAAGCCCGGAACCAAGAAaactgaggaagaagaagaatcttATGAACAACGACAGAAGACGAGAGCTGCATTGGCCTCGGGAGAGAAGCTTGAAACTGCGCTGACCCGGAGCGATAAGCGAAACCTGTCGTTTTCgcagaaggagaagaggaagagagagctTGGGCAGGCAAGCAGGGGGAAGAACTACGTTGAAGAAGAGAAGAGGTTGCTGAGGGATAGTGGTGTTTACTCTGGTTTTGATACTTAG
- the LOC137743373 gene encoding homocysteine S-methyltransferase 2-like, with amino-acid sequence MGSSSGAKTPSLMRDFLRRAGGVAVVDGGLATELERHGADLNDPLWSAKCLLTSPHLIRTVHIDYLEAGADIIITASYQATIQGFEAKGFSTEESEALLRKSVEIAREARDVYYDRCTQCSSADSASGRILKRRPILVAASVGSYGAYLADGSEYSGDYGEAMTLGGLKDFHRRRVQVLAESGPDLLAFETVPNKLEAQAYAELLEEENMQLPAWFSFNSKDGINVVSGDSLLECASVAESCNKVVAVGINCTPPRFIHGLLTLITQVATKPIIVYPNSGESYDADRMMWVQNTGVSDEDFVSYVNKWCEVGASLVGGCCRTTPNTIRAIYRTLHNRSTSPPEQ; translated from the exons ATGGGCAGCAGCAGCGGCGCTAAAACGCCGTCGTTAATGAGGGACTTTCTCAGGCGGGCGGGCGGCGTTGCGGTGGTCGACGGTGGACTTGCCACCGAGCTTGAACGCCACGGTGCTGACCTCAACGATCCTCTCTGGAGCGCCAAATGCCTTCTCACTTCCCCTCACCTCATTCGCACG GTACACATTGATTACCTTGAAGCTGGTGCAGATATCATAATCACAGCGTCCTATCAG GCCACCATTCAAGGTTTCGAGGCCAAAGGATTTTCAACAGAAGAGAGCGAAGCCTTGCTTCGGAAAAGTGTTGAAATTGCCCGTGAGGCACGTGATGTGTATTACGACAGATGTACGCAATGCTCTTCTGCTGACAGTGCAAGCGGTAGAATTCTCAAGCGTAGGCCAATCTTAGTTGCAGCGTCTGTGGGGAGCTATGGTGCTTATTTGGCTGATGGGTCTGAGTACAG TGGAGATTATGGTGAGGCTATGACTCTAGGAGGTTTAAAAGATTTTCATCGGAGAAGGGTCCAGGTCCTAGCAGAATCAGGTCCTGACTTACTTGCATTTGAAACGGTTCCAAATAAGCTGGAGGCTCAG GCTTATGCTGAGCttttggaagaagaaaacaTGCAACTTCCTGCGTGGTTTTCTTTCAACTCTAAAGATGGCATCAATGTTGTTAGTGGTGATTCTCTCCTTGAATGCGCCTCAGTTGCTGAATCATGCAATAAAGTCGTTGCAGTTGGAATCAACTGCACCCCCCCTAGATTTATCCACGGACTGTTAACACTAATTACACAG GTGGCTACAAAACCAATTATTGTGTACCCAAATAGTGGTGAAAGCTATGATGCAGATAGAATGATGTGGGTG CAAAACACTGGGGTTTCAGATGAAGATTTTGTCTCGTATGTAAACAAATGGTGTGAGGTAGGGGCTTCCCTTGTAGGAGGTTGTTGCAGAACAACCCCAAATACAATCAGAGCAATATACAGGACTCTTCACAATAGGTCAACATCTCCACCAGAGCAGTAA
- the LOC137741953 gene encoding serine/threonine-protein kinase 54-like translates to MEVGGIQRSRSLGSKGKDVGGGVDKEVFFRADKIDFKSWDIQLEKHLSRGWEREREVNAKMEEWEIDLGKLDIRHVIAHGTYGTVYRGAYDGQDVAVKILDWGEDCIATAAETAALRASFQQEVAVWHKLDHPNIPKFVGASMGTSNLKIPVKNTSNDSHNSPPSRACCVVVEYVPGGTLKNFLIRNRRKKLAFKVVIQLALDLSKGLSYLHAKKIVHRDVKTENMLLDTHRTLKIADFGVARVEAQNPRDMTGETGTLGYMAPEVLDGKPYNRKCDVYSFGICLWEIYCCDMPYPNLSFADVSSAVVRQNLRPEIPRCCPSTLASVMRKCWDASPDKRPEMEEVVKLLYAIDTSKGGGMIPEDQSTGCFCFGTPRGP, encoded by the exons ATGGAAGTTGGGGGCATTCAGAGGTCGAGAAGTTTGGGTTCAAAGGGGAAGGATGTGGGAGGAGGGGTTGATAAAGAGGTGTTTTTTCGTGCCGACAAGATCGATTTCAAGAGCTGGGATATCCAGTTGGAGAAGCACTTGAGTAGGGgttgggagagggagagggaggtgAATGCAAAGATGGAAGAGTGGGAGATTGATTTGGGTAAGTTGGATATAAGACATGTTATTGCTCATGGAACCTACGGCACCGTGTACCGCGGTGCCTATGATGGCCAAGATGTTGCAG TGAAGATATTGGATTGGGGGGAGGATTGTATTGCCACGGCAGCTGAAACTGCTGCTCTTCGGGCGTCGTTTCAGCAAGAGGTTGCTGTTTGGCATAAGCTTGACCACCCAAATATCCCAAAG TTTGTCGGAGCTTCAATGGGAACTTCCAACCTTAAAATCCCCGTTAAAAACACATCAAACGATAGCCATAATTCTCCTCCTTCAAGAGCTTGTTGCGTTGTTGTTGAGTATGTTCCTGGTGGGACGCTGAAGAACTTCTTGATCAGGAATAGAAGAAAGAAACTTGCCTTCAAGGTTGTGATTCAACTTGCTTTGGATCTCTCCAAAGG TTTGAGTTATCTTCACGCGAAGAAAATTGTACACCGTGACGTCAAAACGGAAAATATGTTGCTTGATACTCATAGAACATTGAAAATTGCTGATTTTGGTGTTGCTCGAGTAGAAGCTCAGAACCCAAGGGACATGACTGGGGAGACTGGTACCCTCGGGTACATGGCCCCAGAG GTCCTTGATGGCAAGCCATACAACAGGAAATGTGATGTCTATAGTTTTGGTATTTGCTTATGGGAAATCTATTGTTGCGACATGCCTTATCCTAATTTAAGTTTTGCTGATGTCTCATCTGCAGTAGTGCGACAG AATTTACGACCAGAAATCCCAAGATGTTGTCCGAGCACATTGGCTAGCGTCATGCGAAAATGCTGGGATGCAAGCCCGGATAAACGCCCTGAAATGGAAGAGGTTGTGAAACTGCTGTATGCAATAGATACGAGCAAGGGAGGCGGCATGATACCTGAAGACCAGTCAACCGGCTGTTTCTGTTTCGGCACACCTCGCGGTCCATGA
- the LOC137743519 gene encoding methylcrotonoyl-CoA carboxylase subunit alpha, mitochondrial, translating to MPSFATVLRRKLSGKAFHFRLVTVRDFSASETRRVEKILIANRGEIACRIMRTAKRLGIQTVAVYSDADRHSLHVKSADEAVHIGPPPARLSYLNASSILDAAVRTGAQAIHPGYGFLSESADFAQLCEDKGLTFIGPPASAIRDMGDKSASKRIMGAAGVPLVPGYHGNDQDIDLMKLEADKIGYPILIKPTHGGGGKGMRIVQSPDEFVEAFLGAQREAAASFGISTILLEKYITRPRHIEVQIFGDKHGNVLHLYERDCSVQRRHQKIIEEAPAPNVSNDFRSHLGQAAVSAAKAVGYHNAGTVEFIVDTVSGQFYFMEMNTRLQVEHPVTEMIVGQDLVEWQIRVANGEHLPISQSQIPLSGHAFEARIYAENVPKGFLPATGVLHHYHHVPVSPTVRVETGVERGDTVSMHYDPMIAKLVVWGENRTAALVKLKDCLSKFQVAGLPTNINFLLKLANHQAFENGDVETHFIERFKDDLFVDPSNSLLVDKVAGAARFGATLAAACLIEKENYEFRENLPGSKGINSIWYSSPPFRVHHCARHTMELEWENEYDSSGSKLLKISTTYKEDGSYLVEAEEDSSQCVEVKATCIGNHDFRVEADGVITEVCLAVYSKDQTKLIHIWHGSHHHHFKQKIGLELYDDDDLEHKPRFEKSSYPQGSVVAPMAGLVVKLLVKDGTKVEGGQPILVLEAMKMEHVVKAPSAGYVHGLHLAAGEQVSDGGILFSIKE from the exons ATGCCGTCGTTCGCCACCGTCCTCCGCCGGAAGCTCTCCGGCAAAGCCTTCCATTTCCGGTTAGTAACAGTAAGAGATTTCTCGGCCTCTGAGACGCGGAGAGTAGAGAAGATTCTGATAGCGAACAGAGGCGAAATAGCCTGCAGGATCATGCGGACCGCCAAGCGACTCGGGATTCAAACAGTCGCCGTTTACAGCGACGCCGATAGGCATTCGCTTCACGTCAAATCGGCCGACGAGGCCGTGCATATTGGACCTCCACCGGCACGGCTCAGCTACCTCAACGCCTCCTCGATTCTCGACGCCGCCGTTCGTACTGGCGCTCAG GCTATCCATCCTGGCTATGGCTTTCTGTCGGAGAGTGCTGACTTTGCTCAACTTTGTGAAGATAAAGGTCTTACATTTATTGGGCCTCCGGCATCTGCCATTCGCGACATGGGTGATAAAAG TGCTTCAAAGAGAATAATGGGCGCGGCAGGGGTGCCGCTTGTGCCTGGATATCATGGTAACGATCAAGATATTGATCTAATGAAGTTAGAAGCTGACAAGATTGGATATCCAATCTTAATAAAGCCAACTCATGGAGGTGGAGGAAAG GGTATGAGGATTGTGCAGAGTCCTGATGAATTTGTCGAAGCTTTTTTGGGAGCACAACGTGAGGCTGCTGCTTCTTTTGGCATTAGCACAATATTGTTGGAGAAGTATATTACACGGCCAAGGCACATAGAAGTTCAG ATCTTTGGGGACAAACATGGGAATGTTCTACATTTATATGAAAGAGATTGCAGCGTCCAGAGAAGACACcagaaaataattgaagaagCCCCAGCT CCAAATGTTTCTAATGACTTTCGATCTCACTTGGGTCAAGCTGCTGTATCTGCTGCCAAG GCAGTTGGTTATCACAATGCTGGCACTGTGGAGTTTATAGTTGATACAGTCTCAGGCCAATTTTATTTCATGGAGATGAACACTCGACTTCAG GTTGAGCATCCTGTGACTGAGATGATCGTCGGCCAAGATCTTGTAGAGTGGCAAATTCGTGTTGCAAACGGAGAACATCTTCCTATTAGTCAGTCACAGATCCCCTTATCAG GTCATGCTTTCGAAGCCCGAATATATGCTGAAAATGTACCGAAAGGATTCCTTCCAGCAACTGGAGTCCTTCATCACTATCATCACGTTCCAGTCTCACCAACAG TTAGAGTTGAGACTGGAGTTGAACGTGGAGACACTGTTAGCATGCATTATGATCCTATGATTGCTAAGCTTGTAGTATGGGGAGAAAATCGCACTGCAGCATtggtgaaattgaaggattgtTTGTCAAAGTTTCAG GTTGCAGGTTTACCAACCAACATCAATTTTCTGCTAAAACTTGCTAACCATCAGGCATTTGAAAATGGTGATGTGGAAACCCATTTTATTGAACGCTTTAAAGATGACCTCTTTGTCGACCCTAGTAATTCACTGCTGGTGGACAAAGTGGCTGGTGCTGCTAGATTTGGTGCTACACTCGCAGCTGCGTGTCTCattgaaaaggaaaattatGAATTTAGAGAAAATCTTCCTG GTAGCAAAGGCATAAACTCCATATGGTATTCTTCTCCCCCCTTCAGAGTCCATCATTGTGCTAGACATACTATGGAGCTTGAGTGGGAAAATGAATACGATAGCAGTGGCTCAAAGTTACTGAAGATTTCAACCACTTATAAAGAAGATGGGAGCTATCTGGTTGAG GCAGAAGAAGACAGTTCCCAATGTGTGGAGGTTAAAGCAACTTGCATAGGCAACCACGATTTCCGAGTTGAAGCTGATGGTGTAATCACGGAGGTTTGCTTAGCTGTTTACTCCAAG GATCAAACCAAGCTCATTCATATATGGCATGGGTCACATCATCATCATTTCAAGCAGAAAATTGGTCTTGAATtgtatgatgatgatgatctcGAACATAAGCCCAGATTTGAGAAATCATCATACCCTCAGGGCAGTGTTGTTGCGCCCATGGCTGGGTTGGTGGTCAAGCTTCTGGTCAAGGATGGGACAAAGGTGGAAGGAGGACAGCCCATACTAGTTTTAGAGGCAATGAAGATGGAG CATGTTGTAAAGGCACCATCAGCAGGCTATGTCCACGGGCTTCATCTAGCAGCTGGCGAGCAGGTTTCTGATGGTGGTATTCTCTTCAGTATCAAG GAGTAA